One part of the Burkholderia vietnamiensis LMG 10929 genome encodes these proteins:
- a CDS encoding acyl-CoA ligase (AMP-forming), exosortase A system-associated, which translates to MRNVLDLVQAAANRTPDAEALICGAARVTYQNLVHRARGMGNALDALGFTAGARIAIYLDKRVETVVSILGAAAAQYVFVPINPLLKPKQVAHILLDCGADCLITSALRARVLDEHGLTSVSNTIIVDDAGSASRQLRTTARVQSWPESANGNRSERDSENPPQSPGSANVDTDLAAILYTSGSTGLPKGVMLSHRNLLEGAWSVAHYLNYVSSDRILAALPLSFDAGLSQLTSAWAAGATAMLINYLVPRDIIDACASERITAITGVPPLWMQLARANWPETARSTLRYFANTGGKLPAPVLQQLRALFPQAKPYLMYGLTEAFRSTFLDPSEVDRRPDSIGKAVPNARILVVRDDGSPCGADETGELVHVGACVTLGYWNDATRTAQRYRPSPEPKPGGAPRERAVWSGDLVRRDPEGFLYFVARNDAQIKSSGYRISPEEVEEVVHCSGLVTEAVAFGVADDELGEAIALVVVPIANGFDAQVLQGWCVEHLPRYMVPHRIVVRETVPRNPNGKFDRAGLRAAFAAPDAGHEVRPS; encoded by the coding sequence ATGAGAAACGTCCTCGACCTCGTACAAGCTGCAGCAAACCGCACGCCCGACGCGGAAGCGCTCATCTGCGGCGCCGCCCGCGTAACCTATCAGAACTTGGTTCACCGCGCGCGCGGCATGGGCAATGCACTCGACGCACTTGGATTCACGGCCGGCGCGCGCATTGCGATCTATTTGGACAAACGTGTCGAAACCGTCGTGTCGATACTGGGTGCCGCTGCCGCGCAATACGTGTTCGTTCCCATCAATCCGCTCCTCAAACCCAAGCAGGTCGCTCACATCCTGCTCGACTGCGGGGCCGACTGCCTGATTACCAGCGCGCTGCGCGCGCGGGTCCTTGACGAACACGGCCTTACCAGTGTTTCCAACACCATCATCGTGGACGATGCCGGCTCCGCAAGCCGCCAACTCCGAACAACAGCGCGCGTCCAAAGCTGGCCCGAGTCCGCAAACGGAAATCGCTCGGAACGCGATAGTGAGAATCCACCACAATCGCCGGGGTCGGCCAATGTCGACACCGATCTGGCCGCCATCCTCTATACATCAGGCTCGACCGGATTGCCGAAAGGCGTGATGCTGAGCCACCGCAACCTGCTCGAAGGTGCCTGGAGCGTTGCTCACTATCTGAACTACGTCTCATCCGATCGAATCCTCGCTGCCCTGCCGCTCAGCTTCGATGCCGGCCTGAGTCAGCTTACATCGGCCTGGGCGGCGGGAGCCACCGCCATGCTCATCAACTATCTGGTACCGCGAGACATCATTGATGCCTGCGCGAGCGAACGCATTACGGCGATCACGGGCGTCCCCCCCTTGTGGATGCAACTGGCCCGTGCGAATTGGCCCGAAACGGCACGCTCGACGCTGCGCTACTTCGCCAACACCGGCGGCAAGCTGCCGGCGCCGGTCTTGCAGCAACTCCGGGCATTATTTCCGCAGGCCAAACCCTATCTCATGTATGGCCTGACCGAGGCATTTCGCTCCACGTTTCTCGACCCTTCAGAGGTCGATCGTCGCCCCGACTCCATCGGGAAAGCCGTACCTAACGCCCGAATTCTGGTCGTTCGCGATGATGGCTCGCCGTGTGGAGCTGACGAAACCGGTGAACTGGTCCATGTTGGAGCTTGCGTCACGCTCGGTTATTGGAATGACGCGACGCGCACGGCCCAGCGCTATCGACCTTCGCCCGAGCCGAAGCCCGGCGGCGCGCCGCGAGAGCGCGCTGTGTGGTCAGGCGATCTGGTACGGCGCGATCCAGAAGGATTCCTGTACTTCGTCGCACGCAACGACGCGCAGATCAAGAGCTCCGGTTATCGCATCAGCCCTGAAGAGGTCGAAGAAGTCGTTCATTGCAGTGGCCTTGTCACAGAAGCGGTTGCCTTCGGCGTGGCTGACGATGAACTCGGCGAAGCGATCGCCCTGGTGGTCGTGCCGATCGCCAATGGCTTCGATGCTCAAGTGCTTCAAGGCTGGTGCGTCGAGCATTTGCCGCGCTACATGGTGCCGCATCGCATCGTGGTCCGTGAGACCGTTCCGCGCAACCCCAACGGGAAATTCGATCGAGCCGGATTGCGCGCTGCCTTCGCCGCTCCTGACGCCGGCCACGAAGTGAGACCATCATGA
- a CDS encoding 3-oxoacyl-[acyl-carrier-protein] synthase III C-terminal domain-containing protein, which produces MIASQQASSLALAGIAFSLPDRTVDAHRWAQRCGQPSTRARALIENGVTQFHDAAGESPVALAVDAILSLLRDTGTAPETIDALVYTHTIQTSVIAPPASTAQQIQSQLNLNRALAFSVTQQHCVSPIAAIRVLQALALRRPAFRRAIVVCADVIGSHCDRLRAIQDLALHSDGACALLLERDGHRNAIAGLHMYTDGRSYRGTDEDLQPVPDDRYYWSAFTTMRAAIQQAGITTREITHVLPHHANLPGWFRLMTMLAIPHERLFTANFAPIGHVFGADPFINFQTCSTREPGGWSLLFSCGLAGCFGAMVVRH; this is translated from the coding sequence ATGATTGCGTCGCAACAGGCTAGCTCGCTTGCACTCGCTGGCATCGCATTCAGTCTGCCAGATCGAACTGTGGACGCACATCGCTGGGCGCAGCGCTGTGGTCAGCCGTCGACTCGCGCGCGCGCACTGATCGAAAACGGCGTAACGCAGTTCCACGACGCGGCTGGTGAATCACCCGTGGCGCTCGCCGTTGACGCTATCTTGTCCCTGCTACGCGACACCGGAACAGCGCCTGAAACGATCGATGCATTGGTGTACACGCACACAATTCAGACCAGCGTGATCGCACCGCCCGCGAGTACTGCGCAACAGATCCAGTCCCAACTGAATCTGAACCGCGCGCTCGCATTTTCAGTCACGCAGCAGCACTGCGTCTCGCCCATAGCCGCGATCCGCGTGTTGCAGGCGCTCGCTTTGCGACGGCCCGCATTCCGGCGTGCAATTGTGGTCTGCGCCGATGTGATCGGCTCCCACTGCGACCGACTGCGAGCCATCCAGGATCTTGCGCTCCATAGCGACGGTGCCTGTGCGCTATTGCTCGAACGAGACGGTCATCGAAACGCCATTGCGGGCCTGCACATGTATACAGACGGACGATCTTACCGTGGCACCGACGAGGATCTGCAGCCGGTTCCAGACGATCGGTACTACTGGTCTGCATTCACGACCATGCGGGCCGCCATTCAACAAGCAGGCATCACGACACGCGAGATTACACACGTACTGCCTCATCACGCCAATCTGCCGGGCTGGTTCAGACTGATGACAATGCTTGCCATTCCTCACGAGCGACTTTTCACGGCGAACTTCGCACCAATCGGTCACGTCTTTGGCGCGGATCCCTTCATTAACTTCCAGACATGTTCGACCCGGGAACCGGGCGGCTGGTCGCTGCTGTTCTCCTGCGGCCTCGCTGGCTGCTTCGGTGCCATGGTGGTCCGTCACTGA
- a CDS encoding 3-oxoacyl-[acyl-carrier-protein] synthase III C-terminal domain-containing protein has translation MQAVYADTLRWRDSGAPFGVAGIPLPHTSRATNHRVAVESDLTLSDMALATARMLLDSSHQNAAYPLDQFIVCTTSFEHDLALSCACRLHSELGSSRAPLAVGQLQGVSFLMALDIAVAMMATDIRLNTVVIVAAERWRQPFSRRIGALVDMGDGAAAVLIARHPGPGWRVRGLTVRTPGIPPLASEREPVYISTLTEVIGETCASAGVQPANVDWILPAPIDAHVARAIHRRCGLRHERACHLRMDAPGQFCAADTPARLDALLRSIHPNEGQHALAWSAGFQGQAGCALLEFRGGRS, from the coding sequence ATGCAAGCCGTGTATGCCGACACGCTGCGGTGGCGCGACAGCGGAGCCCCATTCGGCGTGGCCGGTATTCCATTGCCGCACACATCACGAGCGACGAATCACCGGGTCGCTGTGGAGTCTGACCTGACATTATCCGACATGGCACTTGCCACGGCGCGAATGCTACTCGATTCATCGCATCAGAACGCTGCGTACCCGCTCGATCAGTTCATCGTATGCACAACGAGCTTCGAGCATGATCTAGCATTATCGTGTGCCTGCCGTCTCCACAGCGAACTCGGATCAAGCCGAGCCCCGCTCGCGGTCGGTCAGCTTCAGGGCGTATCGTTCCTGATGGCATTGGACATTGCCGTGGCAATGATGGCAACTGATATCCGACTGAATACCGTCGTGATTGTCGCTGCTGAACGCTGGCGTCAGCCGTTCTCACGTCGGATCGGTGCATTGGTCGACATGGGTGACGGGGCAGCTGCCGTACTGATCGCGCGACACCCCGGCCCGGGATGGCGCGTGAGGGGGCTCACCGTCCGGACGCCCGGAATCCCACCTCTCGCAAGTGAACGCGAACCCGTCTACATATCGACGCTCACGGAGGTCATCGGCGAGACGTGCGCAAGCGCAGGTGTGCAACCTGCCAATGTCGACTGGATCCTTCCGGCGCCAATCGACGCTCATGTGGCTCGCGCAATCCACAGGCGATGTGGATTGCGGCACGAACGTGCCTGCCACCTACGCATGGACGCGCCCGGCCAATTTTGCGCCGCCGACACGCCGGCACGGCTCGACGCGCTGCTGCGGTCGATCCACCCTAACGAGGGACAACATGCCCTTGCTTGGTCCGCCGGCTTCCAAGGGCAGGCCGGTTGCGCTCTCCTTGAATTTCGTGGAGGTCGATCATGA
- a CDS encoding acyl carrier protein, which produces MATHPVSPNSASVSETVKTCLLSVLGSTLSADLIVDDTNLFDIGVDSMNMTDLLLQLEQRFGFTLAPEDLSANLFLRFGNLVSFVESHASFG; this is translated from the coding sequence ATGGCAACCCATCCCGTTTCCCCCAACTCCGCCAGCGTGTCCGAGACAGTAAAAACCTGTTTGCTATCGGTACTCGGCAGCACCCTGAGCGCCGATCTCATCGTAGACGACACCAACCTCTTCGACATCGGTGTGGATTCGATGAATATGACGGACTTGCTGCTGCAACTCGAACAGCGCTTCGGCTTCACCCTGGCCCCCGAGGATCTATCCGCCAATCTGTTCCTGCGTTTCGGCAATCTCGTCTCGTTCGTCGAATCCCATGCGTCCTTCGGCTAA
- a CDS encoding acyl-CoA dehydrogenase family protein, with protein MSQWVKSSQAQSTLATIRANLLADGLELDQLAARMRLHGPEADRTRQIPEAVCAPSDVTALNLNLVPAAYGGSTDVQSLMSRTTLMEYLGYADAALALALPGPGLAMPPVLALASGEQQTRFFQRFRSDTPRWGAFAITEPDCGSDATAMRTTARKTARGWVLNGTKCFITNGARADDVITFATINRHAGRFGVRAFHVDRNIPGFSVVRIENMVGLRASQLAVLSYTDCEVPDDALLRRGDEKSLNDAFSGAQHAWNYFRPLLSAVMVGACRRVRDDLATYFEAGRHPVNQRQCTADVNAALLDIDRQITTAQLLCRHAAWKTDQGIATPMDSSMAKAYASQIAARVTRTAIDFAGLDGVTAFPSLEQSYRDAKAFDIMEGTGDLQRLMIARFALRSVSLPWEATSSGSHRS; from the coding sequence ATGTCACAGTGGGTGAAGTCGTCTCAGGCGCAATCCACGCTTGCGACCATCCGGGCCAACCTCTTGGCCGACGGGCTGGAACTGGATCAGCTTGCTGCACGCATGCGGTTGCACGGCCCCGAAGCCGACCGGACACGGCAGATTCCAGAGGCAGTTTGTGCCCCCTCTGACGTAACTGCGCTGAACTTGAATCTCGTTCCGGCCGCATACGGCGGTAGCACGGACGTGCAATCACTGATGTCGCGCACCACACTGATGGAATATCTCGGGTACGCCGACGCGGCGCTCGCGCTCGCGCTGCCCGGCCCTGGCCTTGCCATGCCACCCGTCCTCGCACTCGCCAGCGGCGAGCAACAGACCCGCTTTTTCCAACGATTTCGCAGTGACACACCACGCTGGGGCGCGTTTGCAATTACCGAACCCGACTGCGGCTCGGATGCGACCGCGATGCGGACCACCGCTCGCAAGACAGCACGCGGCTGGGTGCTGAACGGTACCAAGTGCTTCATCACCAACGGCGCACGCGCGGATGACGTGATCACGTTCGCCACCATCAATCGGCACGCTGGTCGTTTCGGCGTTCGAGCGTTCCACGTCGATCGCAATATCCCGGGGTTCTCTGTCGTTCGCATCGAAAACATGGTCGGCCTGCGCGCCAGTCAGCTTGCGGTTCTCTCTTACACCGATTGCGAAGTACCTGACGACGCGCTTCTCAGACGCGGTGACGAAAAATCCCTCAACGACGCGTTTTCGGGCGCACAACACGCATGGAACTACTTCCGCCCCCTGCTTTCCGCAGTCATGGTCGGCGCATGTCGACGAGTACGCGACGATCTCGCGACCTACTTCGAAGCAGGCAGACATCCGGTGAATCAACGCCAGTGCACTGCCGATGTGAACGCAGCTCTGCTCGATATCGATCGGCAAATCACTACGGCCCAGCTGCTCTGCAGACACGCGGCGTGGAAAACCGATCAAGGCATTGCGACGCCGATGGATTCGTCAATGGCCAAGGCATATGCATCACAAATAGCCGCCCGCGTCACCCGAACTGCAATCGATTTCGCCGGCCTTGATGGCGTCACTGCCTTTCCATCGCTTGAGCAAAGCTATCGCGATGCAAAGGCCTTCGACATCATGGAAGGCACCGGGGACCTGCAGCGGCTCATGATTGCTCGCTTCGCACTCCGCTCGGTATCACTCCCCTGGGAGGCCACCTCTTCCGGGTCGCACCGCTCCTGA
- a CDS encoding FadR/GntR family transcriptional regulator: protein MAGRKPTTEKKLPRMLRDNRGSRAIKRGDQVAEQIKRRINDGQARPGKRLDKEAELQQQFNVSRGSIREALKALEVQGLVSLSTGPDGGATITRVPLARAFQSLQNYLFFESITLEDIYAVRRTLEPMVAAGAVPYLSDADFEALERSVSVCEPFEACHDEVLDQRHEDIHFHDVLAAAHPNAFLRSLCQIINQMLHTLVIVAGNVTQKDYQAFGQHTVDAHRAIVDAARRRDAEAVAQLMTAHMDEAEAQLRKVHAALQQKLVLDSELDLRAYRVRSE from the coding sequence ATGGCAGGGCGAAAACCGACAACCGAAAAGAAGTTGCCGCGGATGCTGCGGGATAACCGAGGTTCGCGCGCAATCAAGCGCGGCGACCAGGTGGCCGAGCAGATCAAGCGCCGGATCAATGATGGGCAGGCACGACCGGGGAAACGACTTGACAAGGAAGCGGAGCTTCAGCAGCAGTTCAATGTCAGCCGAGGCTCAATTCGCGAGGCGCTCAAGGCCTTGGAAGTGCAAGGGCTCGTAAGCTTGAGCACCGGTCCGGACGGCGGAGCGACGATCACACGTGTGCCGCTTGCCCGCGCGTTCCAGTCACTGCAGAACTATCTGTTCTTCGAAAGCATCACGCTCGAGGATATCTATGCGGTGCGCCGGACGCTGGAACCCATGGTAGCGGCCGGTGCGGTTCCCTATCTCAGCGACGCGGACTTCGAGGCGCTCGAGCGCAGCGTATCGGTTTGCGAGCCGTTCGAAGCGTGTCACGACGAGGTGCTCGATCAGCGCCACGAAGACATTCATTTCCATGACGTGCTCGCTGCCGCGCACCCGAATGCGTTCCTGCGCAGCCTGTGCCAGATTATCAATCAGATGTTGCACACGTTGGTGATCGTGGCGGGGAACGTGACGCAGAAGGACTATCAGGCATTCGGGCAGCACACGGTTGACGCGCACCGCGCGATAGTGGACGCCGCGAGGCGCCGGGATGCCGAGGCGGTCGCGCAACTGATGACGGCGCACATGGACGAAGCCGAGGCGCAACTGCGTAAGGTTCACGCAGCGCTGCAGCAGAAGCTGGTGCTCGATTCTGAACTGGACCTGCGCGCGTACCGCGTACGCTCAGAATGA
- a CDS encoding amidase family protein, with protein sequence MTDRWAELDPSLQAYAQAGNGISREALLGALIERGELGAAVNAFFEQHDLLICPVYPHVAPSLAEVNSSNALFPHFTAWCHQLSLPAASLYAGLTASRLPIGIQIAGGRHADALVLWASHMLERAFGSAPFAELARVLSMPTTAADMTSARCAS encoded by the coding sequence ATGACCGACCGTTGGGCCGAGCTCGATCCGTCGCTGCAGGCATATGCACAAGCCGGTAACGGCATCTCGCGGGAAGCATTGCTCGGCGCACTAATCGAACGAGGCGAGCTGGGGGCTGCCGTGAACGCGTTCTTCGAACAACACGACCTCCTCATCTGTCCCGTGTATCCGCACGTGGCACCGTCACTTGCCGAGGTGAATTCGAGCAACGCGCTGTTTCCGCATTTCACCGCATGGTGCCATCAGTTGAGCCTGCCGGCGGCGAGCCTCTATGCCGGGCTGACTGCCTCACGCCTGCCCATCGGGATTCAAATTGCAGGCGGCCGTCATGCCGATGCACTGGTACTGTGGGCGAGCCATATGCTTGAACGCGCGTTTGGGTCCGCCCCGTTTGCCGAACTCGCACGTGTGCTCTCTATGCCCACCACGGCCGCCGACATGACATCTGCCCGATGTGCGTCCTGA
- a CDS encoding helix-turn-helix domain-containing protein, producing the protein MAADDFEDGELARTVGKAIANRRKRMELTQEQLSEAAGIAQASLSHIERGQVLPSLDRLAQLAALLHCRLADLLAEAGTTPGDRATRIHEKLSALAPAQQEALERLLDEAIKLATNSRTEPRRKAR; encoded by the coding sequence GTGGCAGCTGACGATTTTGAAGACGGGGAACTCGCCAGGACCGTCGGAAAAGCAATTGCAAACAGACGCAAGCGCATGGAGCTCACGCAAGAGCAGCTGTCTGAAGCAGCCGGAATTGCTCAGGCGTCGCTGTCCCATATCGAACGCGGACAGGTTCTACCGAGCCTTGATCGGCTCGCTCAACTCGCGGCGCTACTACACTGCCGACTCGCTGATCTGCTCGCCGAAGCAGGCACTACGCCTGGGGACCGGGCGACGCGCATTCACGAAAAACTGTCTGCACTCGCGCCGGCCCAGCAGGAAGCGCTTGAGCGCCTGCTGGACGAAGCGATCAAGTTGGCGACCAATTCACGCACTGAACCCCGCCGCAAAGCAAGATAA
- a CDS encoding branched-chain amino acid ABC transporter permease encodes MMVFLNIVSYVSILTLVALGLAIIFGLMDIVNLAHAEWVTIGAYTLAVAQSLGGAHAFWFALFAAPAVGAVLGWCLERLVIRLLYERPLDTLLATYAVSLIVQKALELVFGTHPMLVYAPVDGAIPVPGGSYPAYRLVVIGVALAVTGGCWLVFARTRFGTQLRAVIQHPAMAEAVGIDTRRLNRLAFCGGAALASLAGVLVAPMVSVESHLGVAYLAKAFFVIVLGGIGSIAGSLFGSAFVGTAETLLSYRVDPSLASAIVLVLSIVLIRFRPQGLLPGFSAAHQLHGKG; translated from the coding sequence ATGATGGTATTCCTCAATATCGTGAGTTACGTCAGCATTCTGACGCTAGTCGCGTTAGGCCTCGCGATCATCTTCGGGCTGATGGACATCGTGAACCTCGCGCATGCCGAGTGGGTCACGATCGGCGCCTACACGCTGGCCGTAGCGCAATCATTGGGCGGGGCGCATGCGTTCTGGTTCGCATTGTTCGCGGCGCCTGCAGTGGGAGCGGTGCTCGGTTGGTGCCTAGAGCGACTTGTGATCCGGCTCCTGTATGAACGGCCGCTTGATACGCTGCTCGCGACCTACGCGGTCAGCCTGATCGTCCAGAAAGCCCTCGAACTCGTTTTCGGCACACATCCGATGCTGGTGTATGCGCCTGTAGACGGCGCGATTCCCGTGCCGGGCGGTAGTTATCCAGCGTACCGGCTCGTGGTGATCGGCGTAGCGCTCGCAGTGACGGGAGGATGCTGGCTGGTGTTTGCTCGCACGCGCTTTGGCACACAGCTGCGCGCGGTGATCCAGCATCCGGCGATGGCCGAGGCGGTGGGTATCGATACGCGGCGCCTGAACCGGCTCGCTTTCTGCGGCGGCGCTGCGCTCGCATCGCTCGCCGGTGTGCTCGTGGCACCGATGGTCTCGGTGGAGTCCCATCTCGGTGTCGCCTATCTCGCCAAGGCGTTTTTTGTGATCGTGCTGGGCGGGATTGGCTCGATCGCCGGGAGCCTGTTCGGTAGCGCCTTTGTCGGCACTGCCGAGACGCTGCTCAGCTATCGGGTGGATCCGTCGCTCGCCTCGGCGATTGTGCTGGTCCTTTCCATCGTTCTGATTCGTTTCCGCCCACAAGGTCTGTTGCCCGGCTTTAGCGCCGCGCATCAGCTTCACGGTAAAGGTTAA
- a CDS encoding branched-chain amino acid ABC transporter permease yields MLQPPIAHVRRWLWQPAMNIEDISPMAVGVAIVAAALILPFCLGPYLLSTVRDALIMGLLALSYDLLWGRAGVLTLGHTTFFGLGAYGFAVATVQFGQTPVIGFIVGLFGAMAVAVVLGYFLLFAGVRLHFFAIISMAVLIVVQQLATSWQSVTGGDTGLLGIPGLSFSLIGHTVDLSGASGAWYMVAAVLAMLLLTTWLVCRSRYGKVLSAIATNEWRAKACGYHTSAHLLLVFTASAGLAAVAGVLMAACSGVVAPDVFSPVLATEVILWVAIGGRGTLGGPVLAAVALTLLKQAVSSVSTDGWPLLLGGLFLGCVLFLPNGVQPSGLITGVRRIGRIRLWRTAVRGTERVEGGR; encoded by the coding sequence ATGCTCCAACCACCTATTGCACACGTGCGCCGCTGGTTGTGGCAGCCGGCAATGAACATCGAAGACATTTCCCCGATGGCAGTCGGCGTCGCTATCGTTGCTGCTGCGTTGATCCTGCCGTTTTGCCTGGGACCATACCTGCTCTCGACCGTGCGCGACGCGCTGATCATGGGATTGCTCGCACTGAGTTATGACCTGCTGTGGGGCAGAGCGGGTGTGCTCACGCTTGGGCACACCACGTTTTTCGGACTGGGCGCGTACGGCTTTGCGGTCGCCACCGTGCAGTTCGGGCAGACGCCTGTCATCGGATTCATCGTTGGACTGTTCGGTGCGATGGCGGTGGCGGTCGTACTGGGTTACTTCTTGCTGTTCGCAGGGGTCCGGCTGCACTTCTTCGCCATTATCAGCATGGCCGTGCTGATCGTCGTTCAGCAACTGGCGACGAGTTGGCAATCGGTCACGGGTGGCGACACGGGCCTTCTGGGCATACCGGGACTGTCCTTTTCACTGATCGGGCACACGGTCGATTTGAGCGGAGCGAGTGGGGCCTGGTACATGGTAGCGGCCGTGCTTGCCATGTTGCTCCTGACGACCTGGCTCGTGTGCCGCAGCCGATACGGCAAGGTTCTGTCGGCGATTGCGACCAACGAATGGCGCGCGAAAGCGTGCGGTTATCACACGTCGGCGCATCTGCTGCTCGTGTTTACCGCGTCCGCGGGGCTTGCCGCGGTCGCTGGTGTGCTGATGGCCGCCTGCTCGGGTGTCGTGGCGCCGGACGTGTTCTCACCGGTGCTGGCCACCGAAGTCATTCTCTGGGTCGCGATTGGTGGCCGCGGCACGCTCGGCGGTCCGGTGCTCGCGGCGGTCGCGCTCACGCTGCTCAAACAGGCCGTGTCGAGCGTCAGTACCGACGGATGGCCGCTGCTGCTCGGGGGGTTGTTCCTCGGTTGCGTGCTGTTCCTGCCGAACGGGGTCCAGCCGAGCGGTTTGATCACCGGGGTGCGTCGAATCGGCCGGATCCGCCTTTGGAGAACCGCCGTGCGCGGCACCGAACGCGTCGAAGGAGGGCGGTGA
- a CDS encoding ABC transporter ATP-binding protein, translating to MSAPLMKGEGLQRAFGGIHAVENVNVTIGPRDLLCVIGPNGAGKSTLVGLLSGAIPPGAGELYLAGERVTGRPMHQFCRRGVVRKFQGTNTFLSMSVRENLVVAGLGVAAYRNTPMPDPDAVLDEIGLSEQANLRAMILPHGERQWLEIGMAMMCQPALLLLDEPAAGLSAPDAQRLVRLIHRLRERCAVLAIEHDLSFVEALRCETWVMHRGQIVRQGSYADIARDDEIRRIYLGQGAGHVAH from the coding sequence ATGAGCGCTCCGTTGATGAAGGGCGAGGGGCTGCAGCGGGCATTCGGTGGCATTCACGCCGTCGAGAACGTCAACGTGACGATTGGCCCACGCGATCTTCTGTGCGTAATTGGCCCGAATGGTGCGGGCAAGAGCACGCTGGTCGGGCTGTTGTCCGGAGCAATCCCCCCCGGCGCCGGAGAGTTGTATCTCGCTGGCGAGCGCGTGACGGGCCGGCCGATGCACCAGTTTTGCCGACGGGGCGTGGTGCGCAAGTTTCAGGGTACCAACACGTTTCTCTCGATGAGCGTGCGCGAGAACCTCGTCGTCGCGGGCCTCGGCGTTGCGGCGTACCGGAACACGCCGATGCCGGACCCAGACGCTGTTCTGGACGAGATAGGGCTGTCGGAGCAGGCCAACTTGCGGGCGATGATCCTGCCGCATGGGGAACGCCAGTGGTTGGAGATCGGTATGGCGATGATGTGCCAACCAGCACTGCTGCTGCTCGACGAACCCGCCGCCGGCCTGTCAGCTCCAGATGCGCAGCGGCTCGTACGCCTGATCCACCGTTTGCGCGAGCGCTGCGCGGTGCTCGCGATCGAGCACGATTTGAGCTTTGTCGAGGCGCTGCGGTGTGAGACATGGGTCATGCATCGCGGGCAGATCGTCCGCCAGGGCAGCTATGCCGACATCGCACGTGATGACGAAATCCGACGCATCTATCTCGGTCAGGGGGCGGGGCATGTTGCACATTGA
- a CDS encoding ABC transporter ATP-binding protein, whose product MLHIEKLSAGYGDSAVLHRIDLEVGPNEVVGVLGCNGAGKTTLVKAIMGLLPCVSGNVVFQGQSITGLRTHAIARRGIGLVPQGRWIFPKLTVRENLIMGTQAAGGGAILDEVFEYFPILKSRLSQNGGTLSGGEQQVLAIARALCGRPKLLLLDEPSDGVQPNMVELIGEVIPTLCRRSQLAVLLVEQNLDLVLRSAQRCIVLKNGRLAHTGHVEPRSGAAGAHPLAQYLSPAAESATSSVSSPHSTHSNRTSTQ is encoded by the coding sequence ATGTTGCACATTGAAAAGCTATCTGCGGGCTACGGCGACTCCGCGGTGCTGCACCGGATCGACCTCGAGGTTGGACCCAACGAAGTGGTCGGCGTGCTTGGCTGCAATGGCGCGGGCAAGACGACGCTGGTCAAGGCGATCATGGGACTGCTGCCGTGCGTAAGTGGCAACGTCGTGTTTCAGGGGCAGTCCATCACCGGCCTGCGTACCCATGCGATTGCCCGGCGCGGCATTGGACTGGTACCGCAGGGGCGCTGGATTTTTCCGAAACTGACTGTGCGCGAGAACCTCATCATGGGCACGCAGGCCGCGGGCGGGGGGGCGATCCTTGATGAGGTGTTCGAGTATTTCCCTATTCTCAAGTCCAGACTCTCGCAGAACGGCGGCACGCTTTCGGGTGGCGAACAGCAGGTGTTGGCGATCGCCCGTGCGCTGTGCGGCCGGCCGAAGCTGCTGTTGCTGGACGAACCGTCCGACGGTGTGCAGCCGAATATGGTCGAACTGATCGGCGAGGTTATTCCCACCCTGTGCCGCCGCTCGCAGCTCGCCGTGCTCCTGGTCGAGCAGAACCTCGATCTCGTGCTGCGCAGCGCACAGCGCTGCATCGTGCTCAAGAACGGGCGACTTGCCCATACCGGCCACGTCGAGCCGCGAAGCGGTGCCGCGGGGGCTCATCCGTTGGCGCAATACCTGTCGCCGGCCGCCGAGTCTGCCACGTCTTCAGTCTCGTCACCACATTCAACGCATTCCAACCGGACTTCCACCCAATGA